A part of Oncorhynchus gorbuscha isolate QuinsamMale2020 ecotype Even-year linkage group LG09, OgorEven_v1.0, whole genome shotgun sequence genomic DNA contains:
- the LOC124043603 gene encoding adaptin ear-binding coat-associated protein 1-like isoform X1 — MAAEGEYESILCVKPDVNVYRIPPRATNRGYRAADWKLDVPDWSGRMRITAKGKVVYIKLEDKVSGELFAQAPVTEYPGIAVETVSDSSRYFVLRIQDDNGRSAFIGVGFGDRGDSFDFNVSLQDHFKWVKQENEISKNPQGAASGSKLDLGFKEGQTITLNIGQGKKRDKPRSQGAGGSGLLPPPPKGKMAPPPSSTFSNHNTVPQTGGPEIGSLLDLDSSNSNTVVQSSNPSTALWGDFSTPASSLPPNIATTAHSELGPVLSPCHGMFFYLIPALNAPPPSASTIQQKTVEEARNTMHF; from the exons ATGGCGGCCGAAGGCGAATATGAGTCAATCCTGTGCGTTAAACCTGACGTCAATGTTTATCGCATACCACCGAGGGCTACAAATCGTGGATACAG GGCAGCAGACTGGAAGCTGGATGTGCCCGATTGGTCAGGGCGCATGCGGATCACGGCGAAGGGCAAAGTGGTCTACATCAAACTGGAAGACAAGGTCTCAG GGGAGCTGTTCGCCCAAGCCCCTGTCACAGAGTATCCCGGCATCGCAGTTGAAACCGTAAGCGACTCCAGTCGCTACTTTGTCCTGCGAATACAGGATGACAATG GCCGCAGTGCGTTCATTGGTGTTGGATTCGGGGACAGAGGGGACTCTTTTGACTTCAACGTGTCTTTGCAGGACCACTTTAA GTGGGTGAAACAAGAGAATGAGATCAGCAAAAACCCTCAGGGGGCAGCTTCGGGATCAAAGCTGGACTTGGGATTTAAAGAAGGACAAACCATCACCCTTAATATTGGG CAAGGCAAAAAAAGAGATAAGCCACGCTCACAGGGGGCAGGTGGGTCTGGTCTCCTTCCACCGCCACCAAAAGGCAAGatggctcctcctccttcctctacctTCTCCAATCACAACACAGTGCCTCAAACAGGAGGCCCAGAGATCG gcAGTTTGCTAGATCTGGACAGTAGTAACTCCAACACTGTGGTCCAATCATCTAATCCCAGCACTGCTCTTTGGGGAGACTTCTCCACTCCTGCAAG TTCTCTCCCCCCCAACATCGCGACAACAGCACACTCTGAATTGGGGCCAGTTTTGAGTCCATGTCACggcatgtttttttatttgattcCAGCGCTGAACGCACCGCCTCCCTCTGCCTCTACAATACAACAGAAAACTGTCGAAGAGGCAAGGAACACCATGCACTTCTAG
- the LOC124043603 gene encoding adaptin ear-binding coat-associated protein 1-like isoform X2 yields the protein MAAEGEYESILCVKPDVNVYRIPPRATNRGYRAADWKLDVPDWSGRMRITAKGKVVYIKLEDKVSGELFAQAPVTEYPGIAVETVSDSSRYFVLRIQDDNGRSAFIGVGFGDRGDSFDFNVSLQDHFKWVKQENEISKNPQGAASGSKLDLGFKEGQTITLNIGQGKKRDKPRSQGAGGSGLLPPPPKGKMAPPPSSTFSNHNTVPQTGGPEIGSLLDLDSSNSNTVVQSSNPSTALWGDFSTPASAERTASLCLYNTTENCRRGKEHHALLECLYQNYE from the exons ATGGCGGCCGAAGGCGAATATGAGTCAATCCTGTGCGTTAAACCTGACGTCAATGTTTATCGCATACCACCGAGGGCTACAAATCGTGGATACAG GGCAGCAGACTGGAAGCTGGATGTGCCCGATTGGTCAGGGCGCATGCGGATCACGGCGAAGGGCAAAGTGGTCTACATCAAACTGGAAGACAAGGTCTCAG GGGAGCTGTTCGCCCAAGCCCCTGTCACAGAGTATCCCGGCATCGCAGTTGAAACCGTAAGCGACTCCAGTCGCTACTTTGTCCTGCGAATACAGGATGACAATG GCCGCAGTGCGTTCATTGGTGTTGGATTCGGGGACAGAGGGGACTCTTTTGACTTCAACGTGTCTTTGCAGGACCACTTTAA GTGGGTGAAACAAGAGAATGAGATCAGCAAAAACCCTCAGGGGGCAGCTTCGGGATCAAAGCTGGACTTGGGATTTAAAGAAGGACAAACCATCACCCTTAATATTGGG CAAGGCAAAAAAAGAGATAAGCCACGCTCACAGGGGGCAGGTGGGTCTGGTCTCCTTCCACCGCCACCAAAAGGCAAGatggctcctcctccttcctctacctTCTCCAATCACAACACAGTGCCTCAAACAGGAGGCCCAGAGATCG gcAGTTTGCTAGATCTGGACAGTAGTAACTCCAACACTGTGGTCCAATCATCTAATCCCAGCACTGCTCTTTGGGGAGACTTCTCCACTCCTGCAAG CGCTGAACGCACCGCCTCCCTCTGCCTCTACAATACAACAGAAAACTGTCGAAGAGGCAAGGAACACCATGCACTTCTAGAATGTCTTTATCAAAACTATGAATGA